A stretch of the Uranotaenia lowii strain MFRU-FL chromosome 3, ASM2978415v1, whole genome shotgun sequence genome encodes the following:
- the LOC129755766 gene encoding dnaJ homolog subfamily B member 14-like yields MMEVNKDEARRCIDLARGAFNVGNLEKAKKFAEKSIKLFPLKEAEDLLRRIKSASSSSSRPGSESTARKRATAANKENEKEPKLNVDYTQKQLDVVQRIKKSKDYYEILGITKEATDSDIKKAYKKLALQLHPDKNKAPGSVEAFKSVGNAVATLTDAQKRKEYDLFGNQETSSSHFSSASNGNRYRNRFESDIDPNNLFNVFFGGNFPHQHQRTNQARWQSNDTQFYSQPMVVVILCIVVFWMLSAFSSDPHYSIYQTPKYPIERRTLNLKVPYYVKENFVKEYQGSFSRLEKSVEEDFVVYTKIMCNQERRERDSKIARAKSFGSWNQINQAQQQPMPSCEQLYKLGIGRVYP; encoded by the exons ATGATGGAAGTAAATAAGGATGAAGCGAGGCGTTGTATTGATCTGGCGAGGGGTGCCTTTAACGTGGGCAACCTGGAGAAGGCCAAAAAGTTTGCGGAAAAATCGATCAAGCTGTTCCCGTTAAAGGAGGCTGAAGATTTGCTACGACGGATCAAAAGTGCCTCCAGCTCATCATCGCGTCCCGGCTCTGAAAGTACTGCCAGAAAACGAGCAACGGCTGCCAACAAAGAAAACGAGAAAGAACCGAAGTTGAACGTTGATTATACTCAGAAACAGCTGGATGTTGTACagaggataaaaaaaagtaaagattatTATGAGATTCTCGGAATCACCAAAGAGGCAACGGATTCGGATATAAAGAAAGCTTACAAGAAACTAGCGCTGCAGTTGCATCCGGACAAGAATAAAGCTCCCGGCTCCGTGGAAGCTTTCAAGTCGGTCGGAAATGCCGTGGCCACATTAACCGATGCTCAGAAACGCAAAGAGTATGATTTGTTCGGTAATCAGGAAACGTCGTCTAGTCATTTCTCGTCGGCCTCTAACGGAAATAGATATCGAAATAGATTCGAGTCCGATATCGATCCGAATAATTTGTTCAACGTGTTCTTCGGGGGAAATTTCCCGCATCAGCACCAGCGCACCAACCAGGCACGATGGCAATCGAACGATACTCAATTCTACAGCCAGCCCATGGTCGTGGTGATACTTTGCATCGTCGTTTTCTGGATGCTTTCGGCCTTTAGCTCGGATCCACACTATAGCATTTATCAGACACC cAAATACCCGATCGAACGGCGCACTCTGAACCTGAAGGTTCCGTACTACGTTAAGGAAAACTTTGTCAAAGAATACCAGGGATCATTCAGTCGGCTGGAGAAATCGGTGGAGGAAGACTTCGTCGTGTACACCAAAATAATGTGCAACCAGGAACGCCGGGAAAGGGACAGCAAGATAGCCCGGGCCAAAAGTTTTGGCAGCTGGAACCAGATTAATCAGGCCCAGCAGCAGCCAATGCCATCCTGCGAACAGCTCTACAAGCTGGGTATTGGACGAGTTTATCCGTAA
- the LOC129753174 gene encoding cytochrome P450 4c3-like has product MGRISTFTTTFALHALNGLCETSMGVTVNALENPNNIYVKSVEAMAQIFLERSVSIIRSFPKLYPLFPLYWKERSVVKTLHNYTDSVIRSKRKLLEQKGTTNGTAKNGTMGVKQKLSFLDLMLHEPTMSDADIREEVDTFMYAGHDTTTAGIYFTLLELALNQDIQERLVEEIVSVVGEDQLSINHLAQMRYLDMVCKETLRKYPSIPIVSRELNFDTEINGSIVPKGTIIMIMIIYIHRNPAVYPDPERYDPERFNEENTMTRGPFDYIPFSSGPRNCIGQKYAVMELKSTLVKLLQSYKFKPGNGMTKVEIVGDLVLRPARQLPICIEKRK; this is encoded by the exons ATGGGAAGGATTTCGACATTCACAACTACATTTGCGTTGCACGCGCTTAACGGACTTTGCG aaacaTCGATGGGCGTCACGGTCAATGCTCTGGAGAACCCCAACAACATCTACGTCAAATCGGTAGAAGCCATGGCACAGATCTTCTTGGAGCGGAGTGTTTCGATAATCCGCTCATTTCCAAAGCTGTATCCTCTGTTCCCACTGTACTGGAAGGAACGATCCGTCGTCAAAACGCTGCACAATTACACGGATTCGGTAATTCGCTCCAAGCGGAAGCTCCTGGAGCAGAAAGGAACTACCAATGGGACTGCCAAAAATGGAACGATGGGTGTAAAGCAGAAGCTGAGCTTCCTGGATTTGATGTTGCACGAACCGACCATGAGTGATGCCGATATCCGCGAAGAGGTCGATACGTTTATGTATGCTGGACACGATACAACCACTGCAGGGATTTACTTTACGCTGTTGGAGCTGGCACTGAATCAAGATATCCAAGAGCGATTGGTCGAAGAAATTGTTAGCGTTGTGGGAGAGGACCAACTTTCTATCAACCACCTGGCGCAGATGAGATACTTGGATATGGTTTGCAAGGAAACTTTGAGGAAATATCCTTCAATTCCGATTGTCAGCCGGGAGCTTAACTTCGACACCGAGATAA ATGGTTCCATCGTTCCGAAGGGTACAATCATCATGATCATGATAATTTACATCCACCGAAACCCAGCCGTTTATCCGGATCCGGAACGCTACGATCCGGAGCGGTTCAACGAGGAAAACACCATGACTCGGGGTCCGTTCGATTATATTCCGTTCAGTTCCGGTCCCAGGAATTGTATTGGACAGAAGTATGCGGTTATGGAGCTGAAATCCACTCTGGTGAAATTGCTGCAAAGCTACAAATTTAAGCCGGGTAACGGCATGACTAAGGTCGAGATCGTGGGGGATCTGGTGCTTAGACCAGCTCGGCAGCTCCCTATTTGCATTGAAAAacggaaataa